The following coding sequences lie in one uncultured Mailhella sp. genomic window:
- a CDS encoding DUF927 domain-containing protein translates to MLTSSYNDFFWSLLTDSQLPSAFIIQLTPSKDLKCFPYPVGPLEKHPRIEVLGRCCDGSSRQWSIKMRWNTPKGIQVQNLPETKIQDDYKAKNFTLLPRYGCPITLDYGKSLHDFLQEIRNELPVIVDVQTPGWFQDSQYVLPEESVGVTAETIPYLSSDGYQEMYRCRGTLEGWKKLAELACGNTRLEFALCSAFAAPLLRLLNVEGGGFHFVGKSSSGKTTALTVASTVWGHKVRSWRTTENGLEHVAKSHNDSLLLLDEIGEVNGRQLENICYMLANGEGKSRSTPSGRQQRSSSWRLLFLSTGEVGLAEKMASRQGPKTGQEVRFVPIQVCKEMLRSLHDYPDAASFIEAVKDLAMENQGFAGRAFLTWLTTDMRSKLETLQAARKEKEQLLLSSRDGNREETVQRIATRFAVVWAAGEAAQQAGILPGTMNVGAAVRSCFTSWRNLYQTPEEKLRNQFFKKLILTLDRDAAHFVPLGRGAKPVNKQYGFTRKVDDQVEYLFFPSAFRTLFSSSRDSIRWLKDKGWLHCGRERNTLEVRVGSEKKHFYVIARRPKSSNADREQNNE, encoded by the coding sequence ATGCTCACGAGTTCATATAATGATTTTTTTTGGTCCCTTCTTACCGACTCTCAACTGCCTTCCGCCTTCATTATTCAGCTGACTCCCTCGAAAGACCTCAAGTGCTTTCCCTACCCTGTTGGGCCGTTGGAAAAGCATCCCCGCATCGAGGTGTTGGGACGCTGCTGTGATGGCTCCAGCCGTCAGTGGAGCATAAAAATGCGCTGGAATACCCCGAAGGGGATACAGGTGCAAAATCTTCCAGAAACTAAAATCCAGGACGATTACAAGGCGAAAAACTTTACCCTTCTTCCCAGGTACGGGTGTCCCATCACTCTTGATTATGGAAAGTCTCTTCATGATTTTCTTCAGGAGATCAGGAACGAACTCCCGGTTATCGTTGACGTGCAGACTCCCGGATGGTTTCAGGATAGCCAGTATGTTCTCCCGGAGGAGAGTGTAGGAGTGACGGCGGAGACCATTCCTTACTTGTCTTCTGACGGCTACCAGGAAATGTACAGGTGTCGGGGCACTCTTGAGGGGTGGAAGAAACTTGCCGAGCTGGCTTGTGGGAATACCAGGCTGGAGTTCGCTCTCTGCAGCGCATTTGCCGCGCCGCTGCTTCGTCTCCTGAATGTTGAAGGCGGAGGATTCCATTTCGTGGGCAAGTCCTCTTCGGGCAAGACAACGGCCCTCACCGTTGCCTCGACCGTTTGGGGGCACAAAGTCAGATCATGGCGAACCACCGAGAACGGACTGGAGCATGTAGCGAAGAGCCATAACGACAGTCTGCTTCTTCTGGATGAAATCGGCGAAGTCAATGGCAGGCAGCTTGAAAACATCTGCTACATGCTGGCCAACGGAGAAGGCAAAAGCAGATCTACCCCGTCAGGCAGGCAGCAGCGCTCTTCTTCCTGGCGTCTTCTGTTCCTTTCTACGGGAGAGGTCGGGCTTGCGGAAAAGATGGCTTCCAGACAGGGGCCCAAAACAGGTCAGGAAGTACGGTTTGTCCCCATCCAGGTTTGCAAGGAGATGTTGAGAAGCCTGCACGACTATCCCGATGCAGCATCTTTCATTGAAGCTGTCAAAGACCTCGCCATGGAAAATCAGGGCTTCGCAGGCAGGGCCTTTTTAACCTGGCTGACAACCGATATGCGTAGCAAGCTGGAAACTCTTCAGGCAGCGCGAAAAGAAAAAGAGCAGCTACTGCTGAGCTCCCGTGATGGAAACAGGGAGGAAACCGTTCAGCGTATTGCCACTCGATTCGCTGTAGTCTGGGCAGCGGGAGAAGCCGCTCAGCAAGCCGGAATTCTTCCCGGAACGATGAATGTCGGAGCTGCGGTCAGAAGCTGCTTCACGAGCTGGAGGAACCTCTATCAAACGCCGGAGGAGAAGCTCAGAAATCAGTTTTTCAAGAAGCTCATCCTTACGCTGGATAGAGACGCCGCGCATTTCGTTCCGCTCGGCAGAGGGGCCAAGCCGGTCAATAAGCAGTACGGTTTTACCCGAAAAGTGGACGATCAGGTGGAATACCTTTTCTTTCCGTCCGCGTTCAGAACGCTGTTCTCCAGTTCTCGCGATAGTATCCGCTGGCTCAAGGACAAAGGCTGGTTGCACTGCGGCCGGGAGCGCAACACACTGGAAGTCAGGGTCGGCTCTGAAAAGAAACATTTCTATGTCATTGCCAGGCGTCCGAAGAGTTCCAATGCTGACAGGGAGCAGAACAACGAATAA
- a CDS encoding AlpA family phage regulatory protein: protein MAVLADVLGVRQSTIWHWRAEGNLPDPFCLSTRVTVWALKEVLAFVEQKRDFSL from the coding sequence GTGGCCGTTCTCGCCGATGTCTTAGGTGTCAGGCAATCAACCATCTGGCATTGGCGGGCTGAGGGCAATCTGCCCGATCCTTTCTGTCTTTCAACTCGTGTAACAGTCTGGGCGCTGAAGGAAGTTCTCGCCTTCGTTGAGCAGAAGCGCGACTTCTCTCTTTAG
- a CDS encoding phage integrase central domain-containing protein: MRKVNMLSAKEVETAKPQKRAYKLIDGEGLYLYVTPAGGKLWRLKYRRPDDKEDTLCLGMLAHVSLKKARELKLEAKKKLAEGIDPKEEKKRLKSDAEAEKRKVVLTFEKVGREWFEKKSLDKQEGYKKLLRNRLENQIFPAFGSVAMEDIDAPTILNALRKVENRGSYDMAKRLARITRQICSYAVACGYVKHNAASEIMAGLSSGGSVQHRAAITDPKQVGQLLRALDEYDGCFTIKYALRILPYVFVRSQELRGAKWKEIDFQKALWTIPAERMKMKKVHVVPLARQVLAILGELYGMTGADELVFPSPQSRSRCISDMGLLNALRRLGYDKDQMCIHGFRAMASTLLNEQQYPSDIIEMQLAHSERDNSRRPYNRAQYLKERQKMMQEWADYLDKLRAAA, encoded by the coding sequence ATGCGAAAAGTCAATATGTTATCTGCTAAAGAAGTCGAAACGGCGAAGCCTCAGAAAAGGGCCTACAAGCTTATAGATGGAGAAGGGCTCTACCTGTATGTCACGCCTGCCGGTGGCAAGTTATGGAGGTTGAAATACAGAAGGCCTGATGACAAGGAAGATACTCTGTGCCTTGGAATGCTGGCTCATGTTTCTCTGAAAAAAGCTCGTGAGCTTAAGCTGGAAGCCAAGAAAAAGCTGGCTGAAGGGATTGACCCCAAGGAGGAGAAAAAGCGTCTGAAAAGCGACGCAGAGGCTGAAAAACGGAAGGTGGTCTTAACCTTTGAGAAGGTAGGTCGGGAATGGTTTGAAAAGAAGAGTCTCGACAAGCAGGAAGGGTATAAGAAGCTTTTGAGGAATCGACTGGAGAATCAGATTTTTCCTGCATTTGGCTCTGTAGCCATGGAAGATATCGACGCTCCCACTATTCTTAATGCGTTGAGGAAAGTGGAAAATCGTGGTTCTTATGACATGGCTAAAAGACTGGCCAGGATAACCCGTCAGATATGCTCCTATGCCGTTGCCTGCGGATATGTGAAACACAATGCGGCTTCTGAGATCATGGCCGGATTGTCTTCCGGGGGATCCGTTCAGCATCGAGCGGCAATTACTGACCCAAAGCAGGTGGGGCAGCTTCTCCGGGCACTGGATGAGTACGACGGCTGCTTTACCATAAAATATGCCTTGCGCATTCTCCCGTATGTTTTTGTACGCTCTCAGGAGTTGCGTGGAGCAAAGTGGAAGGAAATAGATTTCCAGAAGGCTCTGTGGACCATTCCGGCGGAGCGCATGAAGATGAAAAAAGTCCATGTGGTTCCACTGGCTCGTCAGGTCTTGGCTATCCTTGGGGAGCTTTATGGTATGACCGGAGCAGATGAACTGGTTTTTCCCAGTCCTCAGAGCAGATCCCGGTGTATTTCCGATATGGGGCTTCTCAATGCCTTGCGACGTCTGGGCTATGATAAGGACCAGATGTGCATTCATGGTTTTCGGGCTATGGCCTCGACACTGCTCAATGAGCAGCAGTATCCATCCGATATCATTGAAATGCAGCTTGCACACAGCGAGAGAGATAACTCCCGGCGTCCCTATAACCGAGCACAGTACCTGAAGGAGCGTCAAAAGATGATGCAGGAGTGGGCTGATTATCTGGACAAACTGAGGGCGGCAGCCTGA